The proteins below are encoded in one region of Aspergillus nidulans FGSC A4 chromosome III:
- a CDS encoding uncharacterized protein (transcript_id=CADANIAT00006414), translated as MRGVSRAARGWRRNPPSYTPGQPEALQPTFPATRAQPSRNRHASQPQALRATTHSPKPDNYGNSDHLNSDPVQEIKGLRDIIKFQQRFLHSVEPPATKVDIKDVAHAVTRAVEDSTNAVLSKISISSNELEMKLEELMRLQESINETNDRTNVLFISGEEDKIDNPSFQSGTASAFPKSRGDFRAAAVQLAQVEAPAFPLPYGDAMNFNPEYVTQGRRGGARLAERFVKDVRKYIDNIDPAAGRRADIRIRVYANVVGLSKAYRHAGIIPAGQDLADFVRGFNSGHENCDFVDVGPGPELADKKIIDNGYFPLLSLHLQKKSTRLALVEGPPFASRLRQIAKEFPTTSFPRVFMSASLPPLPDADNSVTNPAAESAASNEAQPGAAEVKTLEASCGVDDESDTVTA; from the exons ATGAGGGGAGTATCCCGTGCTGCTCGAGGCTGGAGACGAAACCCCCCCTCATATACTCCAGGTCAGCCTGAGGCCTTGCAACCAACTTTTCCTGCAACTCGAGCTCAACCTTCTAGGAATCGGCATGCAAGTCAACCTCAAGCGCTTCGTGCTACAACTCACAGTCCTAAGCCAGATAATTATGGGAATTCAGATCACTTGAACAGTGATCCAGTCCAGGAGATTAAGGGCTTGCGGGACATAATCAAGTTCCAACAGCGGTTCCTACACTCCGTGGAACCCCCGGCTACCAAGGTCGATATCAAAGATGTGGCGCATGCCGTGACGCGCGCTGTTGAAGACAGCACAAATGCTGTCTTGTCA AAAATCTCCATCAGCTCCAATGAACTGGAGATGAAATTGGAGGAGTTGATGAGATTGCAGGAGTCGATCAACGAGACAAATGATCGGACAAATGTCCTGTTCATTTcaggcgaggaagacaaaATCGATAACCCAAGCTTCCAAAGTGGCACGGCATCTGCGTTTCCGAAGTCACGCGGCGACTTCAGAGCGGCGGCTGTACAACTAGCTCAGGTCGAGGCTCCTGCCTTTCCGCTTCCTT ATGGCGATGCCATGAAT TTTAACCCGGAGTATGTAACACAGGGCCGGCGCGGTGGTGCTAGGTTAGCTGAACGCTTTGTCAAGGATGTGCGCAAATACATTGACAATATCGACCCTGCCGCAGGCAGACGTGCGGATATCAGGATCCGTGTCTATGCCAACGTCGTGGGCTTATCGAAAGCATACCGTCATGCGGGGATCATTCCTGCGGGACAGGACCTCGCCGATTTCGTCCGTGGGTTTAATTCCGGCCATGAAAATTGTGATTTTGTGGATGTTGGGCCGGGCCCCGAACTCGCTGATAAGAAAATTATAG ACAACGGGTACTTCCCACTACTCTCATTGCACCTGCAGAAAAAGAGCACGCGCCTTGCACTCGTTGAAGGCCCTCCATTTGCTTCGCGGCTGCGACAGATAGCTAAAGAATTCCCAACTACGTCGTTTCCACGAGTCTTTATGTCGGCCAGCTTACCCCCACTGCCAGATGCCGACAATAGCGTAACGAACCCTGCGGCCGAAAGTGCCGCCTCCAATGAAGCTCAGCCCGGAGCTGCAGAGGTTAAGACTTTGGAAGCTTCGTGCGGCGTGGATGACGAATCAGACACTGTGACTGCTTAA
- a CDS encoding uncharacterized protein (transcript_id=CADANIAT00006415), with the protein MPITKSMVQKAKRDRAAADAQAAAQITKPSRKRQREAYNAVEREEKGPFQTLIRETRSQTRKRRAQESGVGSSRQATPPKRQQLGQGSKASRRRTAPRSSGPASRTKGSLSYAEPDPRQSAPSTSLQAVRSTTHNHGESIRTVFPEKPAPSDKSNNATSRGDQKQKDNCNPSVYPAHHDENQSRVLAGQTISAMTSQQPVEDRFDISAATSQIVSLFPQFYGQGVPTASSFGLSVTRPSTPILTGCGTETNNATTSEMAESSKYGPDSESESTEPTLIQRSAVSEATNTQLGAASDTTVTPAAYCRRRKTTWKDRARLRKEAQKKAKDELKANRGYGVGTKTTAFLHWIPIPSDRSYLQKIESALWRRNSMKGERGKGRGYRDAWWWHFANHYKIQAENVSCELDYSELMRASAEASEFSNKPGLMDMGVPTCDRCFFMGRACRTDQINACINCVKAFQPCTMTERKHPFTRRQFTGQRWINHGYDINFNIIKKRTDDPHKLFCNWEDVPLPPPPRAGELVYLRGRSLERPDPDQPKAEPCLPFDRAYQVPDRIYEKYNLHEIDWPWPLPDPFPEGDEEPTGETPEERQRRLATKAEVEEKRVRYNMRQEERRQRTGNEQLPGTREKRVYSIEWQKARQKQMMADYHQRTRHMKESKRYTRGRSRTQSRATASMAETRPDKQLEQQVEEQLQNELEQQTEHLPQNAQQQTDQRPPQSRMEVAVQHEINIEMADAISQVQATTNQATERSIMAQPNSAMSSHYSIPIDPTLEKMQFYNSLHPGQFQTNTRCRSGFQTTTYERAQALGNTRRQRLDQGGREKRGQTKMFGCGEQERSAATNEYEATNERTVQAIQPDPNPVAGYGYQVLQRASGANKPPAASTSRITPFTAQASWDNPYLDPPAKDTDAFGYYAIARVEAAPENLFGYPVIPVSNDSIHRPPKEAQNEWHISDPKADTESPTPAPAYPTFTIRNTQQHNKEHNDGSSDDAKMGGF; encoded by the exons ATGCCGATAACAAAATCTATGGTGCAAAAGGCCAAGCGTGATCGGGCTGCGGCCGATGCTCAAGCTGCAGCGCAGATAACAAAGCCTTCGAGAAAGCGTCAGCGTGAAGCATACAATGCCGTTGAACGCGAAGAAAAGGGGCCTTTTCAGACTCTAATCAGAGAGACGAGATCCCAGACTAGGAAGCGTCGAGCCCAAGAGTCCGGGGTTGGGTCAAGTAGACAGGCGACTCCTCCAAAGCGTCAACAACTAGGCCAAGGATCAAAGgcaagcagaagacgaaccgctcctcgttcttcaggtCCCGCTAGCAGGACTAAGGGCTCACTGTCTTATG CCGAGCCAGATCCAAGGCAGTCAGCGCCGTCCACTTCTTTGCAGGCCGTCAGATCTACGACTCATAATCATGGGGAAAGTATCCGGACGGTGTTCCCCGAGAAGCCGGCGCCAAGTGACAAAAGTAATAATGCAACATCGAGGGGGGATCAGAAACAAAAGGATAATTGCAATCCTTCGGTATATCCTGCACATCATGACGAGAACCAGTCTCGAGTCCTAGCTGGCCAGACGATTTCGGCAATGACTAGCCAGCAGCCTGTGGAGGATCGCTTCGACATCTCTGCAGCAACTTCACAGATAGTCAGCCTATTCCCACAGTTTTATGGGCAGGGTGTCCCCACGGCATCATCCTTCGGGCTTTCAGTTACCAGACCCTCAACCCCCATTTTGACAGGATGCGGAACTGAGACTAATAATGCTACTACAAGCGAGATGGCTGAAAGCAGTAAATACGGACCTGATTCTGAATCCGAGTCAACTGAACCCACTCTTATCCAACGGAGTGCGGTTTCTGAGGCTACTAATACCCAGCTAGGCGCTGCTTCTGATACCACAGTAACGCCCGCAGCCTACTGTCGCAGGAGGAAGACCACTTGGAAAGACCGAGCGAGACTTCGAAAAGAAGCCcagaagaaagccaaggatGAACTCAAGGCCAATAGAGGATACGGAGTGGGCACAAAGACGACCGCGTTTCTTCACTGGATACCAATTCCGAGCGATCGCAGCTACCTCCAAAAGATAGAATCAGCCCTCTGGCGCCGGAATTCGATGAAGGGTGAGAGGGGTAAAGGGAGAGGCTACCGCGATGCCTGGTGGTGGCATTTCGCGAACCATTACAAAATTCAGGCCGAGAATGTGTCATGCGAGCTAGACTACAGCGAGCTGATGCGTGCCAGCGCTGAAGCTTCGGAATTCAGTAACAAGCCAGGCCTAATGGATATGGGAGTGCCTACGTGCGATCGGTGTTTT TTTATGGGTAGAGCATGCAGAACTGACCAAATCAATGCGTGCATAAACTGCGTCAAGGCTTTTCAGCCATGCACCATGACGGAGAGAAAGCATCCTTTCACCAGAAGACAGTTTACCGGACAACGGTGGATCAACCATGGCTATGACATCAATTTCAACATCATTAAGAAGCGGACTGATGACCCTCATAAGCTCTTCTGCAACTGGGAAGACGTACCCCTGCCGCCTCCGCCCAGGGCTGGAGAGCTAGTTTACCTCAGGGGAAGGAGTCTCGAACGACCGGATCCTGATCAACCGAAAGCTGAGCCCTGCCTTCCCTTCGATAGGGCATACCAGGTGCCGGACAGGATCTACGAAAAGTACAATTTGCACGAAATAGACTGGCCATGGCCTCTACCGGACCCCTTCCctgaaggagatgag GAACCCACCGGTGAGACGCCGGAAGAACGTCAAAGACGACTTGCAACAAAGGCTgaagtggaagagaagagggtcaGATATAATATGCGGCAAGAGGAGCGGCGCCAGAGGACTGGAAACGAGCAACTGCCTGGAACGCGCGAAAAGAGAGTTTACAGCATAGAATGGCAGAAGGCCCGGCAGAAACAAATGATGGCTGACTATCACCAGCGAACCAGGCACATGAAGGAATCAAAACGATACACTCGGGGAAGGTCCCGAACACAGTCGCGGGCTACAGCATCGATGGCAGAGACACGGCCTGATAAACAGCTAGAACAACAGGTGGAAGAGCAACTACAGAATGAACTCGAGCAACAAACAGAGCATCTACCACAGAACGCACAGCAACAAACAGATCAACGGCCTCCGCAAAGCCGGATGGAGGTAGCAGTTCAGCATGAAATTAACATTGAAATGGCAGACGCGATTAGCCAGGTCCAGGCGACAACCAATCAAGCAACCGAGCGCTCAATAATGGCTCAGCCGAACAGCGCAATGTCGTCTCACTACAGCATCCCGATTGACCCGACCCTCGAGAAGATGCAGTTCTATaactctctccatcctgGTCAGTTCCAAACCAACACCAGATGCAGATCAGGCTTTCAAACAACCACCTATGAGAGGGCTCAAGCCCTGGGAAACACTAGAAGACAACGCCTGGATCAAGGGGGTCGGGAGAAAAGAGGCCAAACCAAGATGTTCGGTTGCggagagcaagagagaagCGCCGCTACGAATGAATATGAAGCCACAAACGAGCGCACTGTTCAAGCCATTCAACCTGATCCCAACCCCGTCGCTGGATATGGGTATCAAGTCTTACAGCGAGCCTCTGGGGCTAACAAACCCCCCGCAGCCTCGACTTCAAGAATTACACCCTTCACGGCGCAGGCCTCATGGGACAACCCATATCTCGACCCGCCCGCCAAAGACACCGACGCATTCGGCTATTACGCGATTGCGCGAGTGGAAGCAGCCCCTGAGAACCTCTTTGGATACCCTGTTATTCCGGTGTCGAATGATTCCATCCATCGTCCTCCCAAAGAGGCGCAAAATGAGTGGCATATTTCAGACCCTAAGGCAGATACAGAGTCACCAACCCCAGCTCCTGCTTACCCGACTTTCACCATCCGAAATACTCAGCAACACAATAAAGAACACAATGATGGCAGCTCAGACGACGCCAAAATGGGCGGCTTCTAA
- a CDS encoding peptidylprolyl isomerase FKBP2 (transcript_id=CADANIAT00006416): MGIIDFIIDIIRPGNGVDYPKPGDMVTVHYHGYLYDPTRSWNRGRRFDSSIKRGRPFTFQVGMGQVIKGWDIGILRMSLGEKSLLTFGPHYGYGENNVELLAINGKTLQSDSSE, encoded by the exons ATGGGGATCATTGACTTTATCATAGATATTATCCGTCCTGGTAATGGCGTAGACTATCCAAAACCAGGGGATATGGTCACCGTTCACTATCACGGCTACCTGTATGACCCGACTCGGTCGTGGAATCGCGGACGACG GTTTGACAGCAGCATCAAGCGCGGCAGACCTTTTACCTTCCAGGTCGGCATGGGTCAAGTTATCAAAG GATGGGACATCGGAATTCTGCGAATGAGCTTGGGCGAGAAATCTTTGCTCACATTTGGACC ACATTACGGCTACGGCGAAAA CAACGTCGAACTCCTGGCTATCAACGGGAAGACTCTACAGTCTGATAGTTCCGAGTAG
- a CDS encoding uncharacterized protein (transcript_id=CADANIAT00006417): protein MPVTKAFNLPSSPELLPLPADSENATTFFISFHASVDPNTGKPWCPDVVAAIPHLEEVFSAPGSPDVAFVEVGQKPEWRDLSNVYRTKWNVNNVPTLVRFENVNGTVNETGRLVEGDILDRKKLGEFVLKEPGNAGA from the exons ATGCCAGTCACAAAAGCCTTCAACCTGCCCAGCAGTCCAGAACTCCTGCCACTCCCCGCAGACTCAGAAAATGCTACCacgttcttcatctccttccacgCCTCGGTCGACCCAAATACAGGCAAGCCATGGTGTCCCGACGTCGTTGCTGCAATCCCGCATTTGGAGGAAGTTTTCTCGGCCCCCGGGTCCCCAGACGTTGCATTCGTCGAGGTGGGACAGAAACCTGA GTGGAGAGATCTCTCAAATGTCTATCGGACGAAGTGGAATGTGAACAATGTACCCACTCTGGTCCGGTTTGAGAATGTCAATGGGACGGTAAATGAAACAGGAAGGCTCGTGGAAGGTGATATTCTTGACCGCAAGAAACTGGGAGAATTTGTCCTCAAGGAGCCTGGGAACGCCGGGGCATGA
- a CDS encoding uncharacterized protein (transcript_id=CADANIAT00006418): MKIYGKAIVHGAATGEILYSKVPLSFWGGVEQTTGDIIDHHHPLFGENIKDRVLVLPSTRGSCSGSLVLIELLVNRVAPTALVFWDSEAIVTTGVIVARTLLGLSLPVYRVSQGQFEDIENQKYLSVRGPELLTSDEPLPLLEASPPQVPDTESHIYLNEQDKAILNGCYSPAASRAMEILLQYAHLQDARQLIPVSRAHIDACIYTGPASILIAHRFLSQGAHVAIPTTLNSISVDQRRWREVGVDKNLASEANRLANAYVAMGAESTFTCAPYLLDSPPGAGDTIGWAESNAVVFANSVLGARTQKYPDLIDVCIALTGRAPLAGVQITEERAPRLCIDVTVQKHEALEDVFYPLLGYAVGTVVAGNIPLITGLESTNPTRSDLKAFSAAFATTASAPMFHISGITPEAKQFDLAGLKRIPLADDNLLSALNGLITAADDSVGLVSLGNPHFSLEEFARFSELCTGRRKADSVQVIITTNRQIYAQACAAGHVGAIETFGAQILTDTCWCMMSESVMDSSVVNLMTNSAKYAHYAPGIVRRGVHFGTLKDCIAAAETGRAKSGLNYWLSAVKSA; the protein is encoded by the coding sequence ATGAAAATTTATGGCAAGGCAATAGTCCATGGCGCAGCCACGGGCGAGATACTCTACTCTAAAGTACCTCTTAGCTTCTGGGGCGGGGTCGAGCAGACGACTGGCGACATTatcgaccaccaccacccacTCTTTGGCGAAAATATCAAGGATCGCGTCCTTGTTTTACCTTCAACTCGTGGATCATGCAGTGGAAGTCTAGTGCTTATAGAGCTCCTAGTCAATCGAGTTGCGCCTACCGCGCTTGTGTTTTGGGACAGCGAGGCGATCGTAACCACGGGGGTCATCGTGGCCCGGACGCTCCTTGGGCTATCACTGCCCGTTTATCGAGTGTCACAGGGACAGTTTGAAGATATAGAAAATCAAAAGTATCTTTCGGTTCGTGGCCCTGAGCTATTGACAAGCGATGAGCCATTGCCGCTACTCGAAGCCTCGCCACCCCAAGTACCAGACACTGAAAGCCACATTTACCTCAATGAGCAGGACAAGGCTATTCTAAATGGCTGCTATAGTCCTGCTGCGTCTCGGGCCATGGAGATCCTACTTCAGTACGCGCACCTCCAGGACGCACGGCAGCTCATCCCAGTGTCCCGCGCGCACATCGACGCCTGCATTTACACCGGTCCGGCGAGTATACTCATTGCGCATAGGTTTCTTTCCCAAGGCGCTCACGTTGCTATCCCAACGACGCTGAACTCGATTTCTGTCGACCAGCGCCGATGGCGTGAAGTTGGCGTTGACAAGAACTTGGCGAGCGAAGCCAACCGCCTGGCGAATGCATACGTTGCCATGGGTGCAGAGAGCACATTTACCTGCGCTCCGTACCTTTTAGACTCTCCACCAGGTGCCGGCGACACAATCGGGTGGGCGGAGTCCAATGCTGTGGTGTTCGCGAACAGTGTCCTTGGTGCACGCACGCAAAAGTACCCTGACCTGATTGACGTCTGTATCGCACTTACCGGTAGGGCGCCGCTGGCTGGAGTCCAGATTACAGAGGAACGCGCTCCGAGACTCTGCATCGATGTGACTGTGCAAAAGCACGAGGCACTGGAGGATGTATTTTACCCGCTGCTTGGGTACGCGGTAGGAACAGTGGTCGCGGGAAATATCCCCCTAATCACTGGACTGGAGTCGACGAATCCGACTAGGTCTGACCTGAAAGCTTTCAGTGCAGCCTTTGCGACCACGGCTTCTGCGCCCATGTTCCACATCTCTGGCATCACACCTGAAGCAAAGCAGTTCGATCTAGCTGGGCTTAAGCGTATTCCACTCGCCGACGATAACCTGCTCTCCGCTCTCAACGGCCTTATCACTGCCGCAGACGACTCCGTCGGCCTTGTCTCACTCGGAAACCCGCACTTTTCTCTTGAAGAGTTTGCTCGTTTCAGTGAACTGTGTACTGGCCGCCGTAAGGCGGATTCAGTCCAGGTgatcatcaccaccaaccGACAGATTTACGCTCAGGCGTGCGCTGCGGGACATGTTGGTGCAATCGAGACTTTCGGGGCCCAAATACTCACAGATACCTGCTGGTGCATGATGTCAGAGTCAGTGATGGACTCTTCTGTGGTGAACCTCATGACCAATTCGGCCAAGTACGCGCATTATGCGCCGGGAATAGTCCGCCGGGGGGTTCATTTTGGGACATTAAAAGACTGCATCGCCGCGGCGGAGACAGGGAGAGCAAAGTCTGGCCTAAATTACTGGCTGTCAGCTGTTAAATCAGCGTGA